A single region of the Thermoleophilum album genome encodes:
- the thiE gene encoding thiamine phosphate synthase, producing MRASERRKRLEAAHLYLICPTKPRKHDLATLVEAALRGGVDMVQVREKSLPDEEVLAAAEVCRQLCQRFGALLWINDRPDLALAAGADGVHVGQDDLPPREVRRIVGNDLLVGLSTHSPQQLERALREPVDEISVGPVFATPTKPGRPAAGLAYVRHAARHASGRPWFAIGGIDRASVHSVVAAGARRIAVVRAICDADDPERAASELRSALGRR from the coding sequence ATGCGTGCGAGCGAGCGGCGAAAGCGCCTGGAGGCAGCACACCTCTACCTGATCTGTCCAACCAAGCCGCGCAAACACGATCTCGCGACGCTTGTCGAAGCCGCGTTGCGAGGCGGCGTCGACATGGTGCAGGTACGCGAGAAGTCGCTGCCTGACGAGGAGGTGCTAGCCGCAGCCGAAGTCTGTCGGCAGCTCTGTCAGCGCTTCGGCGCGCTGCTGTGGATCAACGACCGTCCGGATCTCGCCCTGGCGGCGGGTGCTGACGGCGTACACGTGGGGCAGGACGACCTTCCACCGCGTGAGGTCCGGCGCATCGTCGGCAACGACCTCTTGGTCGGGCTCTCGACCCACTCTCCGCAGCAGCTCGAGCGCGCGCTGCGTGAACCGGTGGACGAGATCAGCGTCGGCCCGGTGTTCGCAACGCCCACGAAACCAGGGCGCCCGGCCGCTGGACTCGCCTACGTGCGTCACGCTGCCCGCCACGCGTCGGGACGTCCGTGGTTCGCGATCGGAGGCATCGATCGCGCTAGCGTGCACTCGGTGGTCGCCGCCGGAGCTCGCAGAATCGCCGTGGTACGTGCCATTTGCGATGCCGACGACCCCGAACGCGCCGCCAGCGAGCTACGTTCGGCCCTCGGGAGGCGGTGA